The genomic interval GCGCCTCGCGGCCCGACGTGGGGTCCAGGTACACCCGTTTGATGGACGCGTACCGCTGCCGCAGCCGGCGCTCGGCCTCCTCGCACGCCGTCTCGACCTCCTCGGCGGTGACGGTGTCCCGGAAGTCGACCTTCGCGGCGACCAGGATCTCGTCCGGGCCCTGGATGAGCGTGGTCAGCTCCAGTACGGAGATGAGGTGGTCGACGCCGAGCAGCTCCTCCCGGATGCCGTCCCGCATCGGCCGGGACACCGGGCGCCCGATCAGCAGCTGGACGTTGGACTTGCCGAGCACCCACGCCACGTACACCAGCAGCGCCCCGATGAGCAGCGAGGCGATGCCGTCCCACACCCCGGACCCGGTCAGCTGGCCGCCGAGCAGCCCGCCCGCCGCGAGCAGCAGGCCGAGCAGGGCCGCCGAGTCCTCCATCACGACGGCCTTGACCGCCGTGTCCGGGGTGCGCCGGAAGTAGTGCCGGGCGGGCGCGCCCAGCTCATCGGCCTCCTCGCGGACCTGCTTGAGCCCGGTCCGCAGCGAGAAGCCCTCCAGCAGGAACGCCACCACCAGCACCAGGTACGAGAGCAGCGGACTGCCCAGGTCCTCGCCCGCGAGCAGGGTGTGCACCCCGTCGTAGATCGAGAAGACCGCGCCGCCGACGAAGGTCGCGACGGACGCCAGCAGCGCCCAGATGTACCGCTCGGGGCCGTATCCCAGCGGGTGGTCGTCGTCGGCCGGCTTCTCGCTGCGCTTGAGCGCGGTGAGCAGCAGCACCTCCGTGACGGTGTCGGCGACCGAGTGGGCCGCCTCGGAGAGCATCGCGCTCGACCCGCTGATCAGCCCGGCGACCGCCTTCGCCACGGCGATGCCCAGATTGGCCAGCGCCGCGACGACGACGGTGAACGTGGACCCCCCGCCACTGCTTTTCGCGTCAGTCATGCCGGTGAGTATGTCCGCGTCCGGCCCACTCATGTCCGACGCGCGGCCGGTCACCGGGGTCCGTCACCGGGACCCGTCACCGGGGGACCCGGACCACGCCCTCCTGGATGACGGTGATCGCGAGGCGGCCGTCCTGCGTGTGGATGCGGGCCTGGCCCAGGCCGCGCCCGCCGGACGCGGACGGCGACTCCTGGTCGTACAGCAGCCACTCGTCGGCGCGGAACGGCCGGTGGAACCACATGGCGTGGTCCAGGCTGGCCCCGACGACGTCCCCGACCGCCCAGCCGCCGCGCCCGTGGGCGAGCAGCACGGAGTCGAGCAGCGTCATGTCGGAGACGTACGTGGCCATGCAGACGTGCAGCAGCGGGTCGTCGGCCAGCTTGCCGTTGGTACGGAACCAGACCTGCGACCTGGGCTCGCGGGGTTCGCCGACCGTGCCGAACGGCGGCGCGTCCACGTACCGCAGATCGACGGCGGCCCGCGCCTCGACCAGCCGGTCCACCATGCCCGGGTCACTGAACCGGTCGGCGTAGCGGGGCAGCATCTCGGCGGCGGTGGGCAGCGTCTCCGGGTCGGGCGCGGGCGGCATGGCCGCCTGGTGCTCAAGCCCGTCCTCGTACGTCTGGAAGGACGCGGAGAGGTGGAAGATCGGCTGCCCGTGCTGGACGGCGACGACCCTGCGGGTGGTGAAGGAGCGGCCGTCGCGGATGCGGTCGACGGTGTAGACGATCGGCGCGCCGGGGTCGCCCATGCGCAGGAAGTACGCGTGCAGCGAGTGGGCGGACCGGTCGGCGGGGACGGTGCGGCCCGCGGCGACGAGCGCCTGGGCCGCGACCTGTCCGCCGAAGACCCGGGGCACGACCGCCGAGCGGCTGGTGCCCCGGAAGATGTCCTGCTCGATCCGCTCCAGGTCGAGCAGATCGAGCAGGGAATCGAGTGCGGTGCTCATGGCTGTGCGGACGCGGTCCCTACAGGCCCATGGACTTGGCGATGATCGACTTCATGACCTCGCTGGTGCCGCCGTAGATGCGGTTGACGCGGTTGTCCGCGTACAGGCGGGCGATCGGGTACTCGTTCATGAAGCCGTAGCCGCCGTGCAGCTGGAGGCAGCGGTCGATGACGCGGTGGGCGACCTCGGTGCAGAACAGCTTCGCGGAGGCGGCCTCGGCGGCGGTCAGCTCACCGGCGTCCAGCGCCTCGAGGGCGCGGTCGGCGACGGCCTGGGCCGCGTCCACCTCGGCCTGGCAGGCGGCCAGCTCGAACTTGGTGTTCTGGAACGAGGCGACGGTCTTGCCGAAGACGGTGCGCTCCTGGACGTACTCCTTGGCGAACCGCACGGCGGCGGCGGCCTGGGCGTACGCGCCGAAGGCGATACCCCAGCGCTCGGAGGCCAGGTTGGTGCCGAGGTAGCCGAAACCCTTGTTCTCCTCGCCGAGCAGGTCCTCGGCGGGCACCTTGACGTCCACGAACGCCAGCTCGGCGGTGTCGGAGACCTTGAGGCCCAGCTTGTCGAGCTTGCGGCCGATGGAGTAGCCCTCGGACTTGGTGTCCACGGCGAACAGCGAGATGCCGAAGCGGCGGTCGTCCTCGCGCGGGGCGGAGGTGCGGGCGCAGACGATGACGCGGTCGGCGTGGACGCCGCCGGTGATGAACGTCTTGGCGCCGTTGAGGACGTAGTGCGTGCCGTCCTCGGAGAGCTTGGCGGTGGTCTTCATGCCCGCGACGTCCGACCCGGTGCCCGGCTCGGTCATCGCGAGGGCCCACATCTCCTCGCCGGTGACGAACTTCGGCAGCCAGCGCTTCTTCTGCTCGTCGGTGGCGAGCATCTTGATGTACGGCAGGCCGAGCAGCGTGTGCACGCCGGACCCGCCGAAGGAGACGCCGGCCCGGGCGGTCTCCTCGTAGATGATCGCCTCGTACTTGTGCGAGTCGATGCCCGCCCCGTCGTACTCCTCGTCCACGTTGATCCCGAAGACGCCCAGCTCACCGAGTTGCCGGTAGAACTCGCGGGGCGCCTGCCCGGCGGCGAACCACTCGTCGTACACGGGCACGACCTCGGCCGCGATGAAGGCCCGGATGGTCTCCCGGAACGCCTCGTGGTCCTCGTTGAATACCGTACGGCGCACGGGGTGCCTCCCTGGTCGGCTGCGACTGCTACGTCTTCTGGAGCATGGCTAAGCGCTTGCTCAGCCATGGTTAAAAGTTACCCGGCGGTCATGGGGCTGTCCAGGGTGATGCTGAGCACGCGGGGGCGGTCGGTCGGTAGGGTGATGCGCGACCTGCGCCCGGCCGGACACGAGCGAGACGAACTGGTGGAGCTGTGCACATCGAGCGGCATGTAATCGACGAGGCACGCGTCTCGGCTGCTCGGGACGGATTCGAGGGGCGGATCGGCGGGCTGGTGCGGAGTCTGTCCTCGGAGCGGATGACCGCCAACGACTGGTCTCTGCTGGCGGGGAGTTCCTGGACCACCTCGGTGCGCTGTCCGTCAGCCACCCCGCGCTCGACACCCCGCAGGCGGAATTCGTCCTCCGGGCCGCCGAGCAGGCGGCGAGCGGCGCTGTCGCCTTCGCCGCGTATTTCCCGGGCCATCCCTTCACGGTCTTCCTCGACTACGTGAACTTCGGGGTGTCCTACGACGCGGGTGCGGACGGAAGCCCCGTCTCCCTCGGGATGTCCGACTGGCTCGACGCGTTCTGCCTGGCGGTGCTCACGGGTACGGTCGAGGGCCACCGGGAGGCGTTCTACCACGCGCGGAACCCTCAGGAGGAGGCCCGCTTCCCCGTGGACGCGCTCGCGGACGGCCTCATGGCGTACGTACTGGGGGACCTGGGCGACGACGACGCGGACTACCCGCCCACGGAGGCGCAGGTGCTCGGGGCGATCGACGGCGGGCTCGCCCGGATCCGCGCGTTCGGCGCCGAGCTGGGGCGCGACGTCGGGGGGCGCCCCGATTACCTCGCCCTCCTGGCGCTGCGCGCGCTTGCGGCCGGGGACCGGGAGGCGTTCGACGCGGCGCTGAGCCAACTGCTGCTCACGTACAGGTCGTTCGGCGAGGTCAGTACGCACCCCAGCTCCCTCCTGCCGCTCCCCCCTCTGGCGCTCGCCGCACTGGCGTACCGCCGCCGGGGCTGGACCCCTGCCGAGGAGAGCGACTACCTTCCCCGCGCCGTGGTCACGGGCCGCAAGACGAGCGATCCCGCAAGCCGGGCGGACATGGTCGCCGCGCTGCGTTCGGGAGCGGAACTCTTCGAGCGTCCCGGGGAATAGCGCGTTCGCCCGTCTGCGGTGTCAGGTGGGGAATTCGCCGAGCCAGCTGCGCTGAAGGAGGTGCTTGGGGAGGTAGTCGGATTCGACGTCGAGGGGGAAGTCGGCGTCGTAGGCGAGGCAGGCGATGGCGAGGGGGCCGAGGGCGATGCTGCCGTCGATGTCGGTGGCCCGGTCCTCGGTCAGTGTCCAGTACGCCTTGTGGAGTTTCAGCGCGTCGGCGAGAGCGGGGGCGAAGCCGTCTCGGTCTTGGCGGACGTAGTGGTAGAAGAGGTTGATGGGCGGGTAGAGGACGCCGTCCATCAGGTCTCGGGGTG from Streptomyces drozdowiczii carries:
- a CDS encoding cation diffusion facilitator family transporter yields the protein MTDAKSSGGGSTFTVVVAALANLGIAVAKAVAGLISGSSAMLSEAAHSVADTVTEVLLLTALKRSEKPADDDHPLGYGPERYIWALLASVATFVGGAVFSIYDGVHTLLAGEDLGSPLLSYLVLVVAFLLEGFSLRTGLKQVREEADELGAPARHYFRRTPDTAVKAVVMEDSAALLGLLLAAGGLLGGQLTGSGVWDGIASLLIGALLVYVAWVLGKSNVQLLIGRPVSRPMRDGIREELLGVDHLISVLELTTLIQGPDEILVAAKVDFRDTVTAEEVETACEEAERRLRQRYASIKRVYLDPTSGREARRRARAAEEEGP
- a CDS encoding acyl-CoA dehydrogenase family protein, giving the protein MRRTVFNEDHEAFRETIRAFIAAEVVPVYDEWFAAGQAPREFYRQLGELGVFGINVDEEYDGAGIDSHKYEAIIYEETARAGVSFGGSGVHTLLGLPYIKMLATDEQKKRWLPKFVTGEEMWALAMTEPGTGSDVAGMKTTAKLSEDGTHYVLNGAKTFITGGVHADRVIVCARTSAPREDDRRFGISLFAVDTKSEGYSIGRKLDKLGLKVSDTAELAFVDVKVPAEDLLGEENKGFGYLGTNLASERWGIAFGAYAQAAAAVRFAKEYVQERTVFGKTVASFQNTKFELAACQAEVDAAQAVADRALEALDAGELTAAEAASAKLFCTEVAHRVIDRCLQLHGGYGFMNEYPIARLYADNRVNRIYGGTSEVMKSIIAKSMGL
- a CDS encoding acyl-CoA thioesterase, whose amino-acid sequence is MSTALDSLLDLLDLERIEQDIFRGTSRSAVVPRVFGGQVAAQALVAAGRTVPADRSAHSLHAYFLRMGDPGAPIVYTVDRIRDGRSFTTRRVVAVQHGQPIFHLSASFQTYEDGLEHQAAMPPAPDPETLPTAAEMLPRYADRFSDPGMVDRLVEARAAVDLRYVDAPPFGTVGEPREPRSQVWFRTNGKLADDPLLHVCMATYVSDMTLLDSVLLAHGRGGWAVGDVVGASLDHAMWFHRPFRADEWLLYDQESPSASGGRGLGQARIHTQDGRLAITVIQEGVVRVPR
- a CDS encoding Imm49 family immunity protein, with the protein product MSVSHPALDTPQAEFVLRAAEQAASGAVAFAAYFPGHPFTVFLDYVNFGVSYDAGADGSPVSLGMSDWLDAFCLAVLTGTVEGHREAFYHARNPQEEARFPVDALADGLMAYVLGDLGDDDADYPPTEAQVLGAIDGGLARIRAFGAELGRDVGGRPDYLALLALRALAAGDREAFDAALSQLLLTYRSFGEVSTHPSSLLPLPPLALAALAYRRRGWTPAEESDYLPRAVVTGRKTSDPASRADMVAALRSGAELFERPGE